In Drosophila busckii strain San Diego stock center, stock number 13000-0081.31 chromosome 3R, ASM1175060v1, whole genome shotgun sequence, the sequence CATGAAGCTGTCGGATGGTCTCTTTTTGGAAGTGGCCAATCGTGTGTCTAGGGAATATCCAGGAATCGAGCACAACAACATGATCATTGACAACACCTGCATGCAAGCCGTATCCAATCCACATCAGTTTGATGTCATGAACATGACTAATTTATATGGCACCATTGTGTCTAATGTGATTTGCGGACTGATTGGTGGCGCTGGACTCATTTCTGGACGCAACTACGGCGATCACGTAAGAGTCTCTTAATGATATACCAATTAGTGCATCtaaatcaattgtttatatttgacaGTATGCCGTGTTTGAGCCTGGCACTCGTAACACGGGCACCGCCATTGCTGGCAAGAATATTGCCAATCCTGTAGCCATGATTAACGCAAGCATTGACATGTTGAATCACTTGGGACACAAGGAGCATGCTAAGGTTATCTACGATGCCACCTATCAAACGATTGTCAATGATGCCATTCGTACACCAGGTAAGAAGATGCCCAAGGACAGCATCCTATTGATTAACATTTTGGCTATTTTTTTCTATAGATCTGGGTGGCACTAACTCCAGCACAGATGTTGTTGAAAACATTCTCAAAATCTTGAGTGCCAAGCGTGTGAATTGGTAAAATAATTAGCTTGCATTTAAGAGTATTTAGCTTATTTGTTTCGAGAACTTGCAATTTGTTCTCTTCGTTTTTTAATCTTATGAAAACTACATGTGTAAcgttaatttgcttattttgtataCTTCACTGTATTATCTGCTGCGCCAATATTGTTTTATCATTGCccttttctttattaattttagtgaAACTGTAAGTGTTTCTATAATTGTAACTTTGTTAATccaattttgtaaataatccACCAACCCAATCAAACAGACACTTCAGTCACTAACCATCTGATCAACAcaataattgttttgctttaaattgaacCCTTGATTTGTATCATTCATAAGTAGTACGCCCGTAGTGCACAGTATCCAAACACACAACAGACACACTCTCACATCACACGTACGTATGTAGCTACCTTTACGCCGTATTCCTGTCTGAATGTACATACCTGTAACTCAATTGTTTTAATACGAACAAATCTAACCATTATATTTATCTACATATATTCTTCTACTCCCGAAACCAATCATGTCTAATCGCTACGCAGGCCACATGGAAACTATTTCAACCAATTTTAGGCATCCCTCTTGCACACCCGCATTTTGGAAAAGCAAGCCATACTAAAACCGTAAACCAAAATTCTCTATTAACACATAACTAAGCCAATCCGATAAAAATCCTCTAATTTACtccaaaatcaaaatcaatattGTGATGTCAAGATATGATTTAAGCACAAAtcagttatatttatacatattgtGGTCGAAATTATTACGCTGCTTTGCCAACCAAATATCCCCGCCCCGCTCCGGCTAAGTGTTATGTGTTCTGTGCACCACATCTGATGTCAACCATCTGCAGGTAATATGCATCTCAATAACGCATGAAATATCTATGTAAAAtcctatatatttatacaatttattaaactaaatttgattGTTCTACTTCACAGATTTATCTCGCCAAAGAATTCTTATATGACCTAAATATGAAACCAATTGATTAGTCCGTATATCTAAGTAAATTTCAACTTCAAGTTACACTATAGAATGGCCACTGTATTCGAAagttttaaagtaatttatttcagatAGATTGTGAAaaatttttaagtaaaattttattcaattcaaatgtattattttatttcgaaTATTAAAAGGAATTAAGATAACTCCGtatgttttagctttttatttattgggATAACGTACTGTATGCTTCTCTAAGCctaatgcataataaataaactatagGATTCGGAGTCTACACATTGATCTGCAATTATATTGTAGCTTAGTCTGGAGCTGGTTAATGTTTAATATGTTCGACATTTGTCGATGTTGCAACCGTCATTAAATATCCCAGTAACGACCACATTTAGAAATTTGAGTTTAATGTTTATaagaattgtttttttatttagatcTTAAAAAAACCGACGACAAATCAAGAGAACTTCACAGATAGCAAACTGTTTAGAAGCGCAGCTTTTGGAAGAACCACTTGTTTTTGCCCTCCTTGTACACGGACTCAAACTTGACGCGCGTCTGGAAACGATGGGTCTTGCGCTTGACAGGATCCTTAAGGTCCTTGGGCGAGAGCTTCTCGAAGCTGATGTCGTGCGCTGTGTAGCGGGTTGGCATCAGATGGTTGTAGTTCAAGCTCTTCAGGAAAGGCTTGACCTTGGACTTCTTCTTCAGCTTGTTCTTGCCCATCTTCTTGGTCACCTTGCGTGGGTATCTGTCGATGCCAGCGACTAGCGCATGACCGAAGGGCTTCTCGGGGGTACCATCGTCAGAGGTCTTGACGATGATAGCCTTGCGGCCGGCGTAACGTCCACTAAGGACGATTACAATTTTGCCCTGTTTCATAATTTTCCTCATCTTGGCGGCTGCAATTCATTTGAgggatgttgttgttgttattgttgtatgGACGACAGCAAACGTgcatgaaaaacaaataaaacaaagtattGTTAGCacattgttggcattttacaatttatgtacGAGTACACTACTATAGAATcactttaacaaattaatcGCCAATTATTTGCACTAGTTTAAATGTAGTAAACAATAGTTTCAAGCTTCTActtgatttgtttgctctttatGAGTATCACTTTTAAGTGCACATTGGTTGATATTTCactgcaataataatatgtcTGTCTTGCGCACACTGATATCATTCAAATTGCGCGTCAAATAATTGGCGTTGGTTTGTTAATTCACTATAGtttttcgattttattttataaaaaaacattacGCGAACTTACAGGTACGTTTGCTAACCGGAAAAGAAAGAAACGGGTGACAGCTGATGtgtcaaaataataaatcgaTGACATTATTGGCAGACATGCTTGCGAAATATCGGAACCATCAATGTTTGGTGGCAGCACTAGTGGGCAGTGTTGCACAAAttacgaaaataaataaatgagcgcCACCTATTGCCGAAAAGCAGAAAGcgtaaatgtaaacaatattaatCGCTACCGCAGCGTTCGAAGAGCTacagttaaaatttaaaaaatattaatttagctaATAGTCGAAAGGTTTTTATTtgtacaaattgaaaaatagttaattacactaattatataaaaattaactatatataattatgtacaAAAGATTTAAGcacttaattatttcaaataaaactaaatatactAATTTAATATACTAAGAGTTACATTTACTAAGAGTTACTGTCGTAATTGCGATGAACCATTAAAATGCTTACATTTTTCGAACAATTTTGAATGTTATAGCGACAGTCTGTAAAAAAcagtattaaaaaataatattaaatttatattatgcatGTGTTTACTTACTCGCTTTGACCTCCAAATAGTCAcctgcttttattttgaattccTCTATATGTTTAGACTTGTTCTTGGTCCTAACTTCAAACATGCCGTGTAGTACAACAAACATCTACGGgagaaacaaaaattgtatttaataatggCATTCAAATTAACGTTCAATGTAATAAAtaccaattttatttttgtatgctgTATGCCCTTGATTTGGAGTGGTTTGAATCGCATGTAACCCATCTGTAAACCTGATTCAGCTTTATAAAAGGCATATTCGACGCCATCCAACATGgcaaactgcaaattgttAGCCCGAGCTGCAAGCAATACAAAATTCGTTACAAAGTTGTTAAATGGTTATACTTAAAGTCGACTTACAGATATTAACATTATCGGTTTGTATGTCTTTATAGTACTCATCATTATAGCCCTGTTGTATCATTTTTTCGTTACCACCATTCAGCCAGTCCATCAATGGAAATCCCTCAGGCACCTGCGGAAgcgattttgttgctgttcccAAGGCAGTATTGTCCTTTTGCTTAtcatcttttttatttttcgtggAGTTCATTACTTTAAAATTCgtctttttttctttagttttctTGGTCAGCTGCACCTTTTTAGGTCGTCCTCTCTTCTTAGGTGCCGTTTCTTTGTGCGACTGCTTGCCTTCTTCACTTTCCTTAGGGTCTATCAGATGCTGTCGCAATTTTAAATCACCATTGAAAATCTCAGCCAGGGGCTTTTCAATAGAATGCAATAAGCTGGTACACAATGGTATTTGACCACGGTCAGATTTACGAATTTCAcctattttatataaaaaatatattattatataaatataaaatatataaattaatttgagtaATTTTTCAAAGCTATCAGTGAGCTTCAGTTTTGTATATCTAAGTTAAAATATTACTTGTGTTGTGTTCGAGAGTAGATTCTATATCACTGGACTGCGGTGTCGTCAGTGTGTTTTCCAATTCCTTTAAACGGTTGGAACGTGGCGCTGGGTGCAGAGGTTTCTTAAACGTATCGTTCAGTGGCAGCTGATTTTGTACCTCTGTTGGTGTTGGCATATCTGTAGGTTCCTCCTCTATGCGTTCTAAAGGCTGTTCAACTTGCTCATCAGTACCCTCTACTATTTCCTCATGATTCACTGCGTCGATATCAGCTTCGGGCGCATTTATAAATCGCGCAGAGAAACGAAACTGGGCTGGCGGAGTGCAAATTGCTGATGCAAGTTGCTCAACATTTTCTATCTGTTCGCTTTCATAAACAGTCTCTAAGCGCATGGAACTTCTACGCGCTTTCCCAGTATCTGTCCTTGCTTGGTAATCGGATAGTGAAGCAGTGTATCCATCATTAGGATTCTCGAAGCGTGTGCGTCGTTTCTGCAGTTGTATAGAATTATCCTTGAATTCAATGGGCGGTGGCACTGTTGACAGTCTATGATTGAATGAAGATGCAGCTGGCTCAGCAGAGCGAGATCGACGCGAGCGTCTGGGGGTTTCTTCGTGCGGACCAACGGATTGACGGTTATTAATAGTACTGTCGTTAAATTGGTTTGGAGGTGCCAAAGGCGACgaacaaacaaatgaatttgccAATTCGTTATAAATGTTACCAAGTgtttgttggtgctgctgatgGACTTTCTCCTGTTGTATAGGACTATTATTAAAGCCACTTGGTGGTGCAAGTGGCGTTGTTAATAGAGTTGCATCAATGGGTACATTGCAAAGACTTTTAGATCGAGTACGTCGTTTTACGTCCGATAGTTTCCCGCTTACGGAGCTATTGTTGAATCCTTGCGGTGGTGGCAACGGCGATCCTGCCAGAGCAGTTCCATTTAGGCTTCTAAGCCGCAAGCGCTGGCTGTTTTCTTGTACCTGCATGGAACTATTATTAAAGCCACTTGGTGGTGCAAGTGGCGTTGTTAATAGAGTTGCATCAATGGGTACATTGCAAAGACTTTTAGATCGAGTACGTCGTTTTACGTCCGATAGTTTCCCGCTTACGGAGCTATTGTTGAATCCTTGCGGTGGTGGCAACGGCGATCCTGCCAGAGCAGTTCCATTTAGGCTTCTAAGCCGCAAGCGCTGGCTGTTTTCTTGTACCTGCATGGAACTATTATTAAAGCCACTTGGTGGTGCAAGTGGCGTTGTTAATAGAGTTGCATCAATGGGTACATTGCAAAGACTTTTAGATCGAGTACGTCGTTTTACGTCCGATAGTTTCCCGCTTACGGAGCTATTGTTGAATCCTTGCGGTGGTGGCAACGGCGATCCTGCCAGAGCAGTTCCATTTAGGCTTCTAAGCCGCAAGCGCTGGCTGTTTTCTTGTACCTGCATGGAACTATTATTAAAGCCACTTGGTGGTGCAATTGGCGCTGTTGATTCATTTCCTTCAGGGGAAACATAGCAAAGACTTCTGGAGCGTGTACGTCTCTTTACATTCGCGTGCTGGCTTCCAGATGGACGCTCGCTAATAGAGCTATTGTTGAATCCATGAGGTGGCGGCAACGGTGATCTTGCCAGAGCAGATGCATTTAGTCTTCTAGACAAACGTCGTCCTAGAGACTGCATCTCTTGCTCATCGCCtccatcagctgcagcttgaattGTTCTGTGTGGCGAGCCGTAAATAGATTGTTGCATGAACTCTGCTGTTGGCCCAAGTAACGTGCTGCTAGAAACATGGCACATACTGTTCTCTGACATACTATCCAAGTTACGTCGcaatatttcaaattcaatattttccTTTACAGTTAATTTATCACTCTTGGATAATCTGCGCTTTCCATTCCATGCCTCAAGCTTACCCTGAGAACTGCATTTGCGTAAGTCCAGAATCTCATAGTTGCTCATGCGCGCAAGCTCCTTGGCGAAATCTTCACCATTTATGGGTCGCATCGACGGTTTATTCAAAACCGAATGTTTTGCGGCTTGGCTTTGTTGATTATGTATGTTCTTCAAGGACGAGGtgtgtaaattatatattgtcCTTTTGGGGCTTTGACGATTGCGTTGCTTCAATGTTTTTGGAGCTAAATTTAATGGAACTGTGCTGGACTCTGCCTCATCGCTTTCATCATCAGTCATAATTTCACTTAAATCTTTAACCACTCTAGGAGTTACAGAAGTTTGCATGCTGCGATTGGCTACTTGAGGCTCTTGCTTGGATgatgaatttgttgctgtgggTTGTATTGGAGTTCCTGGCTTGGGACTGAGACAGGCAAGCGGCACGACCATAAAAGGGGAATTTCCAGTAGCATTCATTGATAAATTGTGTATCAAGTTGCTcaattgctgcggctgcgttTCGGTTTGTGTCTGGCAAAATGAAACGGCACGTTTTGGTGACATGGCTTCGGGCGTTTTCATTAATGAAGGTGCACGTAGTATACCCGGTTGTGGCGCTCCAAGTGTAGTGCTTAATGATGAGTTTAGCTGTTGTGATGCAGTGACATTAGCCGCTTTGGGCGAGA encodes:
- the LOC108603793 gene encoding 60S ribosomal protein L27 produces the protein MRKIMKQGKIVIVLSGRYAGRKAIIVKTSDDGTPEKPFGHALVAGIDRYPRKVTKKMGKNKLKKKSKVKPFLKSLNYNHLMPTRYTAHDISFEKLSPKDLKDPVKRKTHRFQTRVKFESVYKEGKNKWFFQKLRF
- the LOC108603791 gene encoding uncharacterized protein LOC108603791 isoform X1 is translated as MSKNAMCELNKIFNDSESYGDRLAEFLKAQAAIKPQKNNSFVLGGIDFSFDVDVDLIKLPPKEQQLPQTDVFKPNITYNEQATQHNSQLAEPTIAKENGTPTRASSLPPRSSLRRSASDRLRIMTLKRRSRSCGSRKIPQESSNTSSNFLPDVNSTALSPLINQTVRTPAAEAQSVRRVLELDVADDALQQHDKLFSSFQNNMLSMEQCNQTFRLPKATVQSSLSESKSVHRTYTVERGPEPGQLLLSPKAANVTASQQLNSSLSTTLGAPQPGILRAPSLMKTPEAMSPKRAVSFCQTQTETQPQQLSNLIHNLSMNATGNSPFMVVPLACLSPKPGTPIQPTATNSSSKQEPQVANRSMQTSVTPRVVKDLSEIMTDDESDEAESSTVPLNLAPKTLKQRNRQSPKRTIYNLHTSSLKNIHNQQSQAAKHSVLNKPSMRPINGEDFAKELARMSNYEILDLRKCSSQGKLEAWNGKRRLSKSDKLTVKENIEFEILRRNLDSMSENSMCHVSSSTLLGPTAEFMQQSIYGSPHRTIQAAADGGDEQEMQSLGRRLSRRLNASALARSPLPPPHGFNNSSISERPSGSQHANVKRRTRSRSLCYVSPEGNESTAPIAPPSGFNNSSMQVQENSQRLRLRSLNGTALAGSPLPPPQGFNNSSVSGKLSDVKRRTRSKSLCNVPIDATLLTTPLAPPSGFNNSSMQVQENSQRLRLRSLNGTALAGSPLPPPQGFNNSSVSGKLSDVKRRTRSKSLCNVPIDATLLTTPLAPPSGFNNSSMQVQENSQRLRLRSLNGTALAGSPLPPPQGFNNSSVSGKLSDVKRRTRSKSLCNVPIDATLLTTPLAPPSGFNNSPIQQEKVHQQHQQTLGNIYNELANSFVCSSPLAPPNQFNDSTINNRQSVGPHEETPRRSRRSRSAEPAASSFNHRLSTVPPPIEFKDNSIQLQKRRTRFENPNDGYTASLSDYQARTDTGKARRSSMRLETVYESEQIENVEQLASAICTPPAQFRFSARFINAPEADIDAVNHEEIVEGTDEQVEQPLERIEEEPTDMPTPTEVQNQLPLNDTFKKPLHPAPRSNRLKELENTLTTPQSSDIESTLEHNTSEIRKSDRGQIPLCTSLLHSIEKPLAEIFNGDLKLRQHLIDPKESEEGKQSHKETAPKKRGRPKKVQLTKKTKEKKTNFKVMNSTKNKKDDKQKDNTALGTATKSLPQVPEGFPLMDWLNGGNEKMIQQGYNDEYYKDIQTDNVNISRANNLQFAMLDGVEYAFYKAESGLQMGYMRFKPLQIKGIQHTKIKLMFVVLHGMFEVRTKNKSKHIEEFKIKAGDYLEVKANCRYNIQNCSKNVSILMVHRNYDSNS
- the LOC108603791 gene encoding uncharacterized protein LOC108603791 isoform X2; protein product: MSKNAMCELNKIFNDSESYGDRLAEFLKAQAAIKPQKNNSFVLGGIDFSFDVDVDLIKLPPKEQQLPQTDVFKPNITYNEQATQHNSQLAEPTIAKENGTPTRASSLPPRSSLRRSASDRLRIMTLKRRSRSCGSRKIPQESSNTSSNFLPDVNSTALSPLINQTVRTPAAEAQSVRRVLELDVADDALQQHDKLFSSFQNNMLSMEQCNQTFRLPKATVQSSLSESKSVHRTYTVERGPEPGQLLLSPKAANVTASQQLNSSLSTTLGAPQPGILRAPSLMKTPEAMSPKRAVSFCQTQTETQPQQLSNLIHNLSMNATGNSPFMVVPLACLSPKPGTPIQPTATNSSSKQEPQVANRSMQTSVTPRVVKDLSEIMTDDESDEAESSTVPLNLAPKTLKQRNRQSPKRTIYNLHTSSLKNIHNQQSQAAKHSVLNKPSMRPINGEDFAKELARMSNYEILDLRKCSSQGKLEAWNGKRRLSKSDKLTVKENIEFEILRRNLDSMSENSMCHVSSSTLLGPTAEFMQQSIYGSPHRTIQAAADGGDEQEMQSLGRRLSRRLNASALARSPLPPPHGFNNSSISERPSGSQHANVKRRTRSRSLCYVSPEGNESTAPIAPPSGFNNSSMQVQENSQRLRLRSLNGTALAGSPLPPPQGFNNSSVSGKLSDVKRRTRSKSLCNVPIDATLLTTPLAPPSGFNNSSMQVQENSQRLRLRSLNGTALAGSPLPPPQGFNNSSVSGKLSDVKRRTRSKSLCNVPIDATLLTTPLAPPSGFNNSSMQVQENSQRLRLRSLNGTALAGSPLPPPQGFNNSSVSGKLSDVKRRTRSKSLCNVPIDATLLTTPLAPPSGFNNSPIQQEKVHQQHQQTLGNIYNELANSFVCSSPLAPPNQFNDSTINNRQSVGPHEETPRRSRRSRSAEPAASSFNHRLSTVPPPIEFKDNSIQLQKRRTRFENPNDGYTASLSDYQARTDTGKARRSSMRLETVYESEQIENVEQLASAICTPPAQFRFSARFINAPEADIDAVNHEEIVEGTDEQVEQPLERIEEEPTDMPTPTEVQNQLPLNDTFKKPLHPAPRSNRLKELENTLTTPQSSDIESTLEHNTSEIRKSDRGQIPLCTSLLHSIEKPLAEIFNGDLKLRQHLIDPKESEEGKQSHKETAPKKRGRPKKVQLTKKTKEKKTNFKVMNSTKNKKDDKQKDNTALGTATKSLPQVPEGFPLMDWLNGGNEKMIQQGYNDEYYKDIQTDNVNISRANNLQFAMLDGVEYAFYKAESGLQMGYMRFKPLQIKGIQHTKIKLMFVVLHGMFEVRTKNKSKHIEEFKIKAGDYLEVKANCRYNIQNCSKNVALIYLFS